In Marinomonas posidonica IVIA-Po-181, a single window of DNA contains:
- a CDS encoding ABC transporter ATP-binding protein, producing MHYNRKLLLQADERLRQNGANTLNKQQTTSRLELINITKQYPGCLANDSITLSLQPGEIHALLGENGAGKSTLVKTIYGVVAPDKGDILWDGKEVTIKSPSTARDLGIGMVFQHFSLFETLTVSQNIELCLSQKQLDAIDNLATKICQLSEEYGLNVDPHKYVHALSIGERQRVEIMRCLVQSVKLLILDEPTSVLTPQEVSGLFEVLRTLSKEGCSILFISHKLHEVTEICHQATILRGGKVVDTCVPSEETPASIAKMMVGDLAEQETQYTKKEGTHTLFSANNLSLSSKQPFGTSLKKVQFELKAGEILGIAGVAGNGQDELMAIISGEDNRADKSSLTLEQMEIGHLHAGDRRKLGMAYVPEERLGRGAVPDMSLTENTLLTHSTGFIKNGLVQWQEAKEYASRLIKKYKVKCHGEFSEAKSLSGGNLQKFIMGREIGQNPKVLICAHPTWGVDVGAALAIHQALLDLRDQGAAILLISEDIDELFLLADRMSAICDGHLSPQVKTQDTNIDQIGQWMAGTFIDTQRELTQEAKS from the coding sequence ATGCACTATAATAGAAAGTTGCTCTTACAAGCCGATGAACGGCTTAGACAAAATGGTGCCAATACATTGAACAAACAACAAACCACTTCACGCTTAGAATTAATTAACATCACTAAGCAATACCCCGGCTGTCTTGCTAACGACAGCATCACTTTAAGCCTACAACCTGGTGAGATTCATGCCTTACTAGGAGAAAATGGTGCTGGTAAAAGCACCCTAGTGAAAACCATTTATGGTGTCGTTGCCCCCGACAAAGGAGATATTCTTTGGGATGGAAAAGAAGTCACGATTAAATCCCCCTCTACCGCTAGAGATTTAGGTATAGGCATGGTGTTTCAGCACTTCTCATTATTTGAGACTTTAACCGTCAGCCAAAACATTGAACTCTGCTTAAGCCAAAAACAACTTGATGCGATAGATAATTTGGCCACAAAGATCTGCCAACTATCTGAAGAGTACGGATTAAACGTCGACCCTCACAAATATGTTCATGCTCTTTCCATTGGCGAACGACAACGTGTCGAAATCATGCGCTGTTTAGTCCAGTCGGTAAAACTGCTTATTCTAGATGAACCCACCTCGGTACTGACGCCACAAGAAGTATCAGGCTTATTTGAGGTGTTAAGAACCCTCTCTAAAGAAGGCTGTAGCATTCTGTTTATCAGTCATAAATTACACGAAGTCACTGAAATTTGTCATCAAGCCACTATTTTGCGTGGTGGTAAAGTCGTTGATACCTGTGTACCGAGTGAAGAAACACCCGCCTCAATAGCCAAAATGATGGTCGGCGATCTAGCTGAACAAGAAACGCAATACACCAAAAAGGAAGGCACTCATACCCTATTTAGTGCCAACAATTTATCTCTTTCCTCAAAGCAACCTTTTGGCACCAGCCTTAAGAAGGTTCAGTTCGAACTGAAAGCGGGGGAAATTCTTGGCATTGCCGGCGTGGCAGGAAATGGGCAAGATGAACTTATGGCGATTATCAGCGGTGAAGACAACCGTGCAGATAAAAGTAGCCTGACCCTTGAACAGATGGAGATTGGGCATTTGCATGCTGGTGACAGACGCAAGCTTGGCATGGCTTACGTACCAGAAGAACGACTCGGTCGGGGGGCAGTACCCGACATGAGCCTAACCGAAAACACCTTGCTCACTCATAGTACAGGCTTTATCAAAAATGGCTTAGTACAATGGCAAGAAGCAAAAGAGTACGCCAGTCGTTTAATCAAAAAATACAAAGTAAAATGTCATGGTGAATTTTCGGAGGCCAAAAGTTTAAGCGGTGGTAACTTACAAAAATTCATCATGGGACGCGAAATTGGTCAAAATCCGAAAGTCCTTATTTGCGCGCACCCAACCTGGGGTGTCGACGTTGGTGCTGCACTCGCCATTCACCAAGCCTTATTGGATTTACGAGATCAAGGCGCGGCGATTCTACTTATTTCAGAAGACATAGATGAACTCTTTCTCCTCGCTGACCGCATGTCGGCCATTTGTGATGGTCATTTATCGCCTCAAGTCAAAACCCAGGACACCAACATTGATCAGATTGGTCAATGGATGGCTGGGACCTTTATTGACACTCAACGCGAATTAACACAAGAGGCGAAATCATGA
- a CDS encoding ABC transporter permease: protein MIRIQARTEPSSLMKVASPLIAITLTLLFGCILFSAIGKDPLQALHVLLIAPLSDSYNIGEMFVKMGPLLLCAVGLAICYRANMWNIGAEGQLLAGALGGSAMALYFIDSESVFALPITLLAGIISGMLWASIPTFLKLRFNSNLILTTIMFNYIALYLLIWAVHGPLRDPQGFGFPESALFSDATLLPTLFEFSRIHLGIVFAIVAGFIGWFILSKTHLGFQIRVLGADEPAANYAGFNSKKLSWFVMLFAGALAGLAGVSETTGPIGQLVPNVSPGYGYSAIIVAYLGRLHPIGAILAAVFMAILYMGGDLAQIEMGIPVAVVSMFQGVLLFFLLACDFFINNRLMLSNQATN from the coding sequence ATGATCCGCATTCAAGCTCGCACCGAGCCAAGTTCATTAATGAAAGTCGCTTCACCCTTAATCGCGATTACACTCACACTATTATTTGGCTGCATCTTATTTTCAGCCATCGGCAAAGATCCGCTTCAAGCATTGCATGTGTTACTGATAGCGCCTTTATCAGACAGTTACAACATTGGCGAAATGTTCGTCAAAATGGGCCCCTTGCTGCTTTGTGCCGTTGGCCTAGCCATTTGCTACCGCGCCAACATGTGGAACATAGGCGCGGAAGGACAATTATTAGCCGGTGCCTTAGGCGGTTCTGCCATGGCGCTTTATTTCATCGATTCTGAGTCAGTGTTTGCGCTTCCCATCACCCTATTAGCTGGCATTATCTCAGGCATGTTATGGGCGTCTATACCAACCTTTTTAAAGTTACGCTTTAACTCAAATTTGATCTTAACCACCATCATGTTCAATTACATTGCCTTGTACTTATTGATTTGGGCGGTTCATGGACCATTGCGTGACCCTCAAGGATTTGGCTTTCCTGAGTCGGCCTTGTTCTCTGATGCAACCTTACTGCCTACCTTATTTGAATTCAGTCGAATTCATCTTGGTATTGTGTTTGCAATCGTGGCGGGATTCATTGGCTGGTTCATCCTATCTAAAACCCATTTAGGCTTCCAAATAAGAGTATTAGGTGCCGACGAACCTGCAGCAAACTATGCCGGTTTTAACAGCAAAAAGCTCAGTTGGTTTGTCATGTTATTCGCGGGCGCACTGGCCGGCTTAGCTGGCGTAAGCGAAACCACTGGGCCAATTGGACAGCTCGTTCCAAATGTGTCACCTGGCTATGGTTATTCTGCCATCATCGTCGCGTACCTTGGTCGCTTACACCCTATTGGAGCAATATTAGCTGCGGTGTTTATGGCCATTCTTTATATGGGTGGTGACCTGGCACAAATTGAAATGGGCATCCCTGTCGCGGTTGTCAGCATGTTCCAAGGGGTTCTGCTGTTTTTCTTATTGGCCTGCGATTTCTTTATTAATAATCGTCTTATGCTTTCCAACCAAGCGACGAACTAG
- a CDS encoding ABC transporter permease: MDADLITQILFAAIKTGTPLLFIALGEVICEKSGILNLGQEGMMLMGAVVGFLAAYTTGSMGLGVLAAMIMGSLMSLIFAVLVLQLGANQVATGLALTIFGTGLSAFVGSGVVGQTIQGFAPIEIPLLSEIPYLSEILFKHDILVYLSFAITIALYFVVNKTRVGLTLKAVGENPNAANAIGIKVLQVRYLAIMFGGAMAGISGAYMSLVYTPMWVENMTAGRGWIALALVVFASWRIGRIMLGAYLFGLASIMHLVLQGLGWSISPNLLAMLPYVATVIVMVIISADHFKEKLLAPRSLGKPFDPRNMA; encoded by the coding sequence GTGGACGCAGATCTAATCACACAAATTTTGTTCGCCGCCATTAAAACAGGCACCCCATTATTGTTTATTGCTTTAGGAGAAGTGATTTGCGAAAAATCCGGCATTCTAAACTTAGGACAAGAAGGCATGATGCTGATGGGGGCTGTCGTCGGATTTCTAGCCGCATACACCACTGGCAGTATGGGACTCGGTGTTCTGGCCGCAATGATAATGGGTTCCTTAATGAGCCTGATATTTGCCGTATTAGTACTACAACTTGGCGCCAATCAAGTTGCTACAGGTTTAGCCTTAACCATATTTGGCACAGGATTAAGCGCATTTGTTGGTTCAGGTGTGGTTGGTCAAACCATCCAAGGCTTTGCACCAATTGAAATCCCTCTGCTATCCGAGATCCCGTACCTTAGCGAGATTTTGTTCAAACATGACATACTTGTCTACCTGTCTTTTGCCATCACCATAGCACTCTACTTTGTGGTCAATAAAACCCGTGTGGGACTGACATTAAAAGCTGTCGGTGAAAACCCTAATGCCGCCAACGCCATTGGCATCAAAGTCCTACAAGTTCGTTACTTAGCCATCATGTTTGGTGGTGCCATGGCAGGCATTTCTGGGGCTTATATGTCGCTTGTTTATACCCCTATGTGGGTAGAAAACATGACCGCTGGACGCGGTTGGATCGCCCTTGCCTTAGTGGTATTCGCTTCGTGGCGCATTGGTCGCATCATGCTCGGAGCCTATTTGTTCGGATTGGCCAGCATTATGCATTTGGTTTTACAAGGCTTGGGCTGGTCAATCTCGCCAAACCTATTAGCCATGTTGCCTTACGTGGCCACCGTCATTGTTATGGTGATCATTAGTGCCGATCACTTTAAAGAAAAACTGCTTGCGCCTCGATCTCTAGGAAAGCCATTCGATCCTAGAAACATGGCGTAA
- a CDS encoding BMP family ABC transporter substrate-binding protein — MKLKSLLLSLGLLAGATAVQAEDPLKVGFVYVGPVGDLGWSYEHDLGRIGLEKHFGDKVETTYVENVPEGADAERVITQLAKAGNDLIFTTSFGFMNPTVKVAKRFPKVTFEHATGYKRSRNVGTYVLRTYEGRYVSGVAAGMMTKTNTIGYIASFPIPEVIRDIDTVYMAAKKVNPDVKIKIVWVNSWYDPGKETDAANALMDQGVDILIQHTDSPAPQIAAEKRGMRSIGQASNMSKFAPEAHMFSVRDNWTPYYVNVAEEVMNNTWKPSDYWGGFKEDMLTIESINPNLPADVKAKIKETYAAIKSGELKPFTGPIKDNKGNIVVPEGHSLTDEELAQVNWYVEGITDEIPR; from the coding sequence ATGAAACTAAAATCGTTACTACTTAGCTTAGGACTTTTGGCTGGCGCCACCGCCGTTCAAGCCGAAGATCCATTAAAAGTCGGCTTTGTATACGTTGGTCCAGTCGGAGATCTAGGTTGGAGTTATGAGCATGATTTAGGCCGCATCGGTCTTGAAAAGCACTTTGGCGACAAAGTTGAAACAACCTATGTTGAAAACGTACCGGAAGGTGCTGATGCTGAACGTGTTATTACGCAATTAGCAAAAGCAGGGAATGATTTGATCTTCACAACCTCTTTCGGCTTCATGAACCCTACTGTAAAAGTGGCTAAGCGTTTTCCAAAAGTCACCTTCGAGCACGCCACTGGCTACAAACGTTCTCGTAACGTAGGCACCTATGTGTTGCGTACCTATGAAGGTCGATATGTATCTGGTGTCGCTGCTGGCATGATGACCAAAACCAACACCATTGGTTACATTGCGTCCTTCCCAATTCCTGAAGTAATCCGTGATATTGATACGGTTTACATGGCAGCGAAGAAGGTCAATCCAGACGTTAAAATTAAAATCGTTTGGGTGAACTCTTGGTACGATCCAGGTAAAGAAACGGATGCCGCCAATGCACTAATGGACCAAGGTGTCGACATCTTGATCCAACATACCGACAGCCCAGCCCCACAAATTGCGGCGGAAAAACGCGGCATGCGCTCTATTGGCCAAGCGTCTAACATGAGTAAATTCGCACCAGAAGCTCATATGTTCTCCGTTCGTGACAACTGGACACCTTATTATGTCAATGTTGCTGAAGAGGTAATGAACAACACTTGGAAGCCTAGCGATTATTGGGGTGGTTTTAAAGAGGACATGTTAACGATTGAATCCATCAATCCAAACTTACCTGCGGATGTTAAAGCAAAAATCAAAGAAACATACGCCGCGATCAAGTCAGGTGAACTGAAGCCGTTTACTGGTCCAATCAAGGATAACAAAGGTAATATCGTGGTACCTGAAGGTCATTCACTGACTGACGAAGAGCTTGCTCAAGTTAATTGGTATGTGGAAGGCATTACAGACGAAATTCCTCGCTAA
- a CDS encoding adenosine deaminase, with the protein MDNTASLVALSQAMPKTELHLHIEGTFEPEQMFAIAQRNQVALKYDTVDALKDAYQFTNLQDFLDLYYQGMSVLLHEADFYDLTMAYLNKVHSENVVHVEIFFDPQGHTERGIPFDVQIKGIRRALEDAKKQWGMTYQLIMSFLRHLSEDSAFQTLKEATPFLDWIDGVGLDSSEVGHPPEKFANVFKACRDLGLKVTAHAGEEGPPDYVWQALDLIHVDRIDHGNRALEDEKLIAEIKHRELTLTVCPLSNLKLCVVDDMNDHPIRKMLALGLMATVNSDDPAYFGGYMNDNYQALIEQSKINRNELYQLAKNGITGSWMDEATKRIHLDTLTHLFQA; encoded by the coding sequence ATGGACAATACAGCCTCATTGGTGGCTCTCTCCCAAGCCATGCCCAAAACCGAATTGCATCTTCATATTGAAGGTACCTTTGAGCCTGAGCAGATGTTTGCCATCGCTCAACGTAACCAAGTTGCTCTCAAATATGATACCGTTGACGCTCTCAAAGACGCCTACCAATTTACCAACTTACAAGACTTTTTAGACCTGTATTATCAAGGTATGTCCGTGCTTCTACATGAAGCCGATTTCTACGATTTAACCATGGCCTACCTAAATAAAGTCCACAGTGAAAATGTGGTCCATGTGGAAATTTTCTTTGATCCGCAAGGCCACACCGAACGCGGAATCCCCTTTGATGTCCAAATAAAAGGCATTCGTCGGGCATTAGAAGATGCCAAAAAACAATGGGGCATGACCTATCAACTAATTATGTCTTTCCTACGTCATTTAAGCGAAGACAGCGCTTTTCAAACCTTAAAAGAAGCAACACCTTTCTTAGATTGGATAGACGGTGTTGGACTCGACAGCTCAGAGGTCGGACACCCACCAGAAAAATTTGCTAATGTGTTTAAAGCATGCCGCGATCTTGGCCTAAAAGTGACAGCTCACGCAGGTGAAGAAGGGCCGCCAGACTATGTATGGCAAGCACTTGATCTTATTCATGTGGATCGTATTGACCACGGCAACCGAGCATTAGAAGACGAAAAGTTGATCGCTGAGATTAAACACAGAGAGTTAACCCTGACAGTTTGCCCTCTGTCCAACCTCAAACTTTGTGTGGTCGATGACATGAATGATCACCCGATTAGAAAGATGTTAGCTCTGGGATTGATGGCGACGGTTAATTCAGACGATCCAGCTTACTTTGGTGGCTACATGAATGACAACTACCAAGCCTTAATTGAGCAGAGCAAAATCAATCGTAATGAACTTTATCAGCTCGCCAAAAATGGCATTACTGGCAGCTGGATGGACGAGGCAACTAAGCGTATTCATTTAGATACGTTAACGCATCTATTCCAAGCTTAA
- a CDS encoding DUF2750 domain-containing protein encodes MSDTPNLDEVFFRLTSNDRYSQMVERLSQGQSIWTLADEQGCLLIQLSSDKVLPIWLSETQALQWAEKDYPDFKGLEISAVDWQEKWLPGMINDKFAVGAAPNMAGECIVSSAEEHAHDIQSV; translated from the coding sequence ATGTCAGATACACCAAATTTAGACGAAGTTTTTTTTCGCCTTACCAGTAATGACCGTTACAGCCAAATGGTCGAGCGCCTTAGCCAAGGCCAATCCATTTGGACCTTAGCCGACGAGCAAGGCTGCTTACTCATTCAACTCAGTTCAGACAAGGTCCTACCTATTTGGCTGAGCGAAACTCAAGCACTGCAATGGGCTGAAAAAGACTATCCCGACTTTAAAGGTCTTGAAATCAGCGCTGTTGATTGGCAAGAAAAATGGTTACCTGGCATGATCAATGATAAATTTGCGGTCGGTGCGGCACCTAATATGGCTGGCGAATGCATTGTGTCATCAGCAGAAGAACACGCTCACGATATTCAATCCGTTTAA
- a CDS encoding DUF2946 domain-containing protein: protein MLHLPNAKTHFGVLFGLFCVFLIYFGPLYSQLAKTLQDDESTSTIAAKHSSHQHHQDAHIATNQATDPTPHKHHKSAKPATSNSMEHHRHHAKIEGSTNLLEACGYCSLLFHLSWLNTKSFTIVPLEKESYPSVIYATLVRKYLSIFTPLNPRAPPPDSRFTSLK from the coding sequence ATGCTTCATCTACCAAATGCTAAAACACACTTCGGTGTGTTGTTTGGCTTATTCTGTGTGTTCTTAATCTATTTTGGACCATTATATTCGCAGTTAGCGAAAACGCTGCAAGACGATGAATCCACATCGACGATAGCAGCAAAGCATTCCTCGCATCAGCATCATCAAGACGCACATATTGCAACAAACCAGGCGACAGATCCTACGCCACACAAGCACCATAAGTCTGCTAAACCAGCCACCTCAAATAGCATGGAGCATCACCGACATCATGCAAAAATTGAAGGTAGCACTAATCTTTTGGAAGCCTGTGGGTACTGTTCACTGCTCTTTCATTTAAGCTGGTTAAATACTAAAAGCTTTACCATTGTTCCATTAGAAAAAGAGTCATACCCCAGCGTGATTTATGCGACATTAGTGCGTAAATACCTGTCCATATTCACCCCCCTTAATCCTCGAGCACCACCGCCAGATTCGCGTTTTACTAGCCTTAAATAA
- a CDS encoding PepSY-associated TM helix domain-containing protein, whose amino-acid sequence MSSQMNNEASSNALLLLITRLHFYVGLFVGPFIFIAALTGTLYILSPQIEQAVYKDVLTTQSRGDYQPLANQIAAARSHLTSDLTLFAVRPAPEIGDNTRVMFLDPTARLTGARALFIDPVTLNLKGNLPVYGTSGVLPIRTTIDFFHRQLLLGEVGRYYSELAASWLWIAALGGIFLWYKGGKKNQSEVASKTAHLRKRRRHYQLGLWIFVGLIFVSATGLTWSKWAGSNIGSLRASIGWVTPSVDLSLSQHKTNQQSDEHLDHAHHGSSKMATSGVGSHNSDLLFDGVLKAARDAGIDANKIEIKPDRTGHKAWFVREIDRSWPTQVDSVAVDTRTMTVTSRANFDAFPLVAKLIRWGIDAHMGVLFGVPNQILLTLFGLSVCMMIIWGYKMWWIRRPNAGSTSKPLLQAWSKLTSGQKVMTFGVAIALGLSMPVMGVSLILFLLIDAWRWKNAA is encoded by the coding sequence ATGTCTAGCCAAATGAATAATGAAGCCTCATCCAATGCGTTGTTGCTTCTCATCACACGCCTGCATTTTTATGTTGGTCTGTTTGTCGGTCCATTTATCTTTATCGCAGCCTTGACCGGCACCTTATACATACTGTCACCACAGATTGAACAAGCCGTCTATAAAGACGTATTAACCACTCAAAGTCGTGGTGATTATCAACCTCTAGCCAATCAAATTGCAGCGGCTCGGTCTCATCTAACCAGTGATTTAACCTTGTTCGCTGTGCGTCCAGCACCAGAAATAGGTGATAACACGCGCGTTATGTTTTTAGACCCTACGGCTCGCTTAACCGGTGCAAGAGCGTTGTTTATCGATCCTGTGACCCTAAATTTGAAAGGAAACCTGCCCGTTTATGGCACCAGTGGCGTACTGCCAATTCGTACGACCATTGACTTTTTCCACCGTCAATTACTACTCGGAGAAGTGGGTCGCTATTACAGTGAGCTAGCCGCTTCCTGGTTATGGATTGCGGCCCTGGGTGGGATATTTTTGTGGTATAAAGGCGGCAAAAAAAACCAATCTGAAGTGGCCAGTAAAACCGCGCATTTACGCAAACGTCGTCGCCATTATCAATTAGGCTTATGGATCTTTGTGGGACTCATTTTCGTCTCTGCAACAGGTCTGACTTGGTCAAAATGGGCCGGTAGCAACATCGGCAGTTTAAGAGCCTCCATTGGTTGGGTCACGCCATCTGTTGATCTCAGTTTATCGCAACACAAAACAAACCAACAAAGCGATGAACACCTTGACCATGCCCACCACGGCTCATCAAAAATGGCCACTTCTGGCGTGGGCAGCCATAACTCGGATTTATTGTTTGATGGCGTTCTAAAAGCGGCCCGCGATGCCGGCATTGATGCTAATAAGATCGAAATTAAACCTGACCGTACCGGTCACAAAGCCTGGTTTGTCCGTGAAATTGACCGTTCTTGGCCGACACAAGTGGACAGTGTGGCGGTAGACACAAGGACCATGACGGTAACCAGCCGTGCCAACTTCGACGCCTTCCCTCTTGTCGCTAAGTTAATCCGCTGGGGCATCGATGCCCACATGGGAGTACTGTTTGGTGTTCCTAATCAGATCTTGTTAACCCTATTCGGGCTGTCTGTTTGTATGATGATCATTTGGGGCTACAAAATGTGGTGGATTCGACGCCCTAACGCAGGCTCGACATCGAAACCCTTATTACAGGCATGGAGCAAGCTGACAAGCGGTCAAAAAGTCATGACCTTTGGTGTGGCGATTGCACTTGGTCTTAGCATGCCAGTCATGGGGGTGAGCCTAATCCTCTTCCTATTGATTGATGCTTGGCGTTGGAAAAACGCCGCATAG
- a CDS encoding class I SAM-dependent methyltransferase, with protein MTPAILDTLTQHVFAQLPQTPNQVRRLFHGRGRCFEGLEQITVDFLAGQLFIALFKEISPADEHSLMERLLSWTQQEAWPTSNIKALLIQYRYRPNHPTQVLWGEGEKDLVVDEEGLKFQLTLGRNQNAGLFLDMRYGRRWVTEHSQNKRVLNLFAYTCGFSVAAIEGKAEMVVNLDMAKGALNRGRDNHRLNDHDLTKVKFFAHDIFKSWGKIKKYGHYDLIIIDPPSFQKGSFALTTDYQKILRRLPELLNENGQVLACVNDPSLPAQFLIDSMQLEAPELHFQCRLENPPEFPDIDIESGLKALIFSKST; from the coding sequence ATGACACCAGCAATTCTCGACACCTTAACCCAGCATGTTTTCGCTCAACTACCGCAAACCCCGAACCAGGTCAGAAGACTCTTTCATGGACGAGGTCGGTGTTTTGAAGGCTTAGAGCAAATTACCGTCGACTTTTTGGCTGGACAATTGTTCATTGCCCTATTTAAAGAAATATCACCGGCTGATGAGCACAGCTTAATGGAGAGGCTACTCAGTTGGACTCAGCAAGAAGCGTGGCCAACCAGTAATATCAAAGCGCTTCTGATTCAATATCGTTATCGACCAAATCATCCAACCCAAGTCTTGTGGGGAGAAGGAGAAAAGGATCTTGTTGTCGATGAAGAAGGTTTAAAATTTCAACTGACCTTAGGACGAAACCAAAATGCGGGATTGTTTCTGGACATGCGTTATGGCCGTCGCTGGGTGACAGAACACAGTCAGAACAAGCGAGTTTTAAATCTGTTTGCCTATACTTGTGGATTCTCAGTGGCAGCCATTGAAGGCAAAGCAGAAATGGTGGTCAATTTGGACATGGCAAAAGGTGCTCTCAATCGAGGGCGAGATAATCACCGTTTAAATGACCACGATCTAACTAAGGTGAAATTCTTTGCTCATGATATTTTTAAATCTTGGGGGAAAATTAAAAAATACGGCCACTATGATCTCATCATTATTGACCCACCAAGCTTTCAAAAAGGCAGCTTTGCCCTCACCACAGACTATCAAAAAATTCTTCGTCGACTACCAGAATTGCTTAACGAGAATGGTCAAGTCTTAGCATGTGTTAATGATCCAAGCCTACCGGCTCAATTTTTAATCGATAGCATGCAACTCGAAGCGCCTGAGTTGCATTTTCAATGTCGTCTAGAGAACCCACCTGAGTTCCCAGATATTGATATAGAAAGTGGTCTAAAAGCCCTTATTTTCAGCAAAAGCACATAA
- a CDS encoding LysR family transcriptional regulator, which translates to MHQIEFKDLVIFIRVAETGNFHDAAELTHLSQPALSRRMQKLEAILGAPLFERTTRKTWLTSVGREFLPKARRMVEEFELSVLGIKDMASQQKGKVTIACIPTAAFYFLPSVINVFNERYPGIRIQILDESANHGLESVIRGDADFGINMAIAQHPEVSFTPLLDDPFVVCLRKDHPLCDLDEVSWEDITPYKLISVGRASGNRILLDKSLARDQVNLNSFYEVQHLSTSLGLVEMGLGISIVPKLAMPLSTASVLTSRPLKGQQIDRSIGLVKRSSTSLSPAADLFINILLERWSVVSKDGV; encoded by the coding sequence ATGCATCAAATTGAATTCAAGGATTTGGTGATTTTTATCCGTGTTGCTGAAACTGGAAACTTCCACGATGCTGCGGAATTAACCCATTTATCTCAGCCTGCGTTGAGTCGTAGGATGCAAAAATTAGAAGCTATTTTGGGTGCGCCCTTGTTTGAGCGTACCACTCGAAAAACCTGGCTGACATCGGTCGGCCGAGAGTTTTTACCAAAAGCAAGGCGCATGGTGGAAGAATTTGAGTTGTCTGTTTTAGGCATAAAGGACATGGCATCGCAGCAAAAAGGTAAGGTCACTATTGCTTGTATCCCTACCGCGGCGTTTTATTTTTTGCCGAGTGTGATCAATGTCTTTAATGAACGTTATCCAGGGATTCGCATTCAAATTCTGGATGAAAGCGCCAATCATGGACTGGAGTCTGTGATTCGCGGTGATGCGGATTTTGGGATTAATATGGCGATTGCTCAACACCCTGAAGTGTCGTTTACCCCTTTATTGGATGATCCATTTGTGGTGTGTTTGCGCAAAGATCATCCATTGTGTGACTTGGACGAAGTCTCTTGGGAAGACATCACGCCTTATAAATTAATCAGTGTCGGTCGAGCCAGTGGTAACCGCATTTTACTCGATAAATCTTTAGCTCGAGATCAAGTGAATTTAAACAGTTTTTATGAAGTGCAGCATTTATCCACGTCACTTGGGTTGGTGGAAATGGGCTTAGGGATTTCCATTGTCCCTAAGCTGGCGATGCCTCTCAGTACGGCGTCGGTATTAACCTCACGGCCTTTAAAAGGCCAACAAATTGATCGTTCAATTGGTTTGGTTAAGCGCAGTTCAACGTCACTGTCTCCTGCGGCGGACCTGTTTATTAATATTCTGTTAGAACGTTGGTCTGTGGTGAGTAAAGATGGCGTTTAG